A single Candoia aspera isolate rCanAsp1 chromosome 7, rCanAsp1.hap2, whole genome shotgun sequence DNA region contains:
- the RNF148 gene encoding RING finger protein 148 encodes MNLLGAATERRKVTTLCFLHLGIYLGLQLQSSQADGFWIANINVSFQIGNQTVWEIAENGVFAKASPLKKVAGIVIPPEEPHQNACSSVTNFSKSGNAGSWIALIMRGQCSFTKKINVATEKGAVGVIIYNYPGTGNNAFPMFNFGTEDAVAVMIGNLKGMDLLRLIQNGIQVMATIDVGKHYYPWLTHYMGTVFIFSSVAVAYCTFYCAGKLRRARNSAQRCQQELDITKAINHLGLRTFKEDDKEVGSNGENCAVCLEMYKPKDVARILHCGHLFHKICVDPWLLKHQTCPVCKWDMLGTVGSITAEVEPFGVQLSNETSSVINSPNEGICQEEPARIQKGSKAQSGDK; translated from the coding sequence ATGAATTTACTTGGGGCTGCTACTGAGAGAAGAAAGGTAACAACTTTGTGCTTTCTACACCTTGGCATCTATCTTGGGCTCCAGCTGCAGAGTTCACAAGCTGACGGCTTTTGGATTGCCAATATTAACGTATCATTTCAAATTGGAAATCAGACTGTATGGGAGATTGCAGAAAACGGGGTGTTTGCCAAAGCCTCTCCTTTGAAGAAGGTGGCTGGCATTGTGATACCTCCAGAGGAGCCCCATCAAAATGCTTGTAGCTCTGTGACAAATTTTAGCAAGTCAGGAAATGCAGGGAGTTGGATAGCACTCATCATGAGAGGGCAGTGttcatttacaaaaaaaattaatgtggCTACAGAAAAGGGAGCAGTTGGTGTGATCATCTATAATTATCCTGGTACGGGTAACAACGCGTTTCCCATGTTTAACTTTGGAACGGAAGATGCTGTGGCTGTTATGATTGGTAATCTGAAAGGCATGGACCTTCTGCGTCTAATTCAGAATGGCATCCAAGTGATGGCAACCATTGATGTTGGAAAGCACTATTACCCATGGTTAACCCATTATATGggcacagtttttattttttcctctgtagCTGTGGCCTATTGCACCTTTTATTGTGCTGGAAAGCTACGAAGAGCAAGGAATTCGGCACAGAGATGCCAGCAGGAGCTTGATATTACTAAGGCCATTAATCATCTTGGGCTTCGTACATTTAAAGAGGATGACAAAGAAGTTGGATCAAATGGAGAGAACTGTGCTGTATGTTTAGAAATGTACAAGCCTAAAGACGTGGCCCGTATTTTACATTGTGGGCATCTTTTCCACAAAATCTGCGTTGATCCTTGGCTTTTAAAGCACCAAACATGCCCAGTGTGTAAGTGGGACATGCTTGGAACTGTGGGAAGCATCACAGCTGAAGTAGAGCCATTCGGTGTTCAGCTATCAAATGAAACATCATCTGTTATCAATTCTCCTAATGAAGGCATCTGTCAAGAAGAACCTGCAAGAATACAAAAAGGCTCAAAAGCTCAGTCTGGGGACAAATAA